GAGCACCGGTACGGGGACGTCCTGACCGCGCGACAGCCGTGCGGCGGTCTCGTCGCCCCCGCCCTCGCCGAACAGGTGCAGCACGCTGCCGTCCGGCTGGACGAGCCCGACCATGTTCTCGACGACGCCGATCACCCGCTGCCCGGTCTGGCGCGCCACGACCCCGCTGCGCTCGGCGACGTCGGCCGCGGCCGCCTGGGGTGTGGTCACGACGAGCACCTCGGCGTGGGGGAGCAGCTGCCCGACCGAGATCGCGACGTCCCCGGTGCCCGGCGGCAGGTCGAGCAGGAGCACATCGAGGTCGCCGAACCACACGTCGGTCAGGAACTGCGCGACCGTGCGGTGCAGCATCGGGCCGCGCCACGACACCGCGGTGGAGACGTCGTCGACGAACATCCCGATCGAGACGACCTTCACGTCGTGCGCGACCGGCGGCAGGATCATGCTGTCCACCCGGGTCGGCCGGGGCGCGACGCCGTTCGCGTCCGTCAGGCCCATCAGCCCGGGGACGCTGAACCCGTGCACGTCGACGTCGACGATCCCGACCCGCTGTCCGGCGGCGGCGAGGGCCGCGGCGAGGTTGACGGTCACGGTGGACTTGCCGACGCCGCCCTTGCCGCTGGTCACGGCGATCACCCGGGTCAGCGAGTCCGGCGTGAACTGCACCCCGCGCGGGCGGTCACCGCGGAGCCGTTCGGTGAGCGCGGCCCGGGTCGCCGGACTCATCACGGAGACGTCGACGTCGACGTGCCGCACGCCGTCCACGGATCCGGCGGCGGCACGCACGTCGCGCTCGATCGTGTCGGCGGCCGGGCACCCGACGATCGTGAGCTGCAGGTCGACGCGCACGGTCCCCTCCGGCTGCACGTCGATCCCACGGATCATGTCGAGCTCGGTGACGGGCCGACGGATCTCGGGGTCGAGCACGCGGCCGAGCGCAGCGAGGACCGCTGCGCCCAGACGTCCGTCCGGCTGCTGGGGGTCAGCCACGGGTCCGGGCGCTCCCCGTCTCGTCGTCGAAGGCCTCTGCGGCGTCCCGTCGGTCGAGCTCCTCGAGCAGCGACCGGATCTCGGCGCGGATGAAGTCCTTCGACGCCATCTCCCGCATCGCCAGGCGGAGGGCGACGACCTCGCGGGCGAGGTACTCGGTGTCCGCCAGGTTCCGCTCGGCGCGCTGCCGGTCCTGCTCGAACTGCACCCGGTCGCGGTCGTCCTGCCGGTTCTGCGCGAGCAGGATGAGCGGCGCCGCGTACGACGCCTGCAGGGACAGCACGAGCGTCAGGGCCGTGAATCCGATCGAGGCCGAGTCGAACTGCCAGTTCGCCGGGGCGACCGAGTTGTAGATCATCCAGACGGCACAGAACAGCGTCAGGCCGACGAGGAACCAGGGCGTGCCCATCGCGCGGGCGATGCCCTCGGTCGCACGACCGAAGGTGTCGCCGCGGCCACGGCGGCGGGTCGGGAGCACGCGCGTGCGCATGCCCTTCGGCGAGTCCAGGCGCTCCTGGCGGGAGTCATCCGTTCGGGCCACGAGTGGTCCTCCTTCCCGTGGTCACGGGCGTCTTGCGCGGGCGTTGGCGGAGTCGCGAGGGGGAGTCACCCTCGCCCTGACTTCGCCAGTCGTCCGGCAGGACGTGGTCGAGGACGTCGTCGATCGTCACCACCCCGACCAGACGGTGGGCGTCGTCGACCACGGGGACGGACACGAGGTTGTAGGTCGCCATCACCCGCGTGACCTCGGCGGCGCTCGCGTCGACGCGCACCGGTTCGGTCTGCTGGTCGATGAGCGTGCCGAGACGCTCGTTCGGCGGGTAGCGGAGCATGCGCTGGAAGTGCACGAGCCCGAGGAACCGGCCGGTCGGCGGCTCGTACGGGGGGAGCGTCACGCAGACGCTCGCGCCGAGGGCCGGGGCGAGCTCGTGCCGACGGATGAGCGCGAGGCCCTCGGCCACGGTCGCGTCGGCGGAGACGATCACCGGCTCGGTGGTCATGAGGCCGCCGGCGGTGTCCGGCTCGTACTCCAGGAGCATCCGGACGTCCTGCGCCTCCTCTGGCTCCATGAGCTGCAGCAGGGCCTCGCTCCGGTCGTCGGGGAACTGCGCGAGCACGTCGGCGGCGTCGTCGGGCTGCATCTGGTCGAGGACGTCCGCGGCGCGGGCGTCCTCGAGCCGGGTCAGGATGTCGATGCGCTCCTGGTCGGGCATCTCCTCGAGCACGTCGGCCAGTCGGTCGTCGGGGAGCTCCTCGGCGACCTCGAACCGCCGCTCCTCGGGCAGGTCGAGCAGCGTCGACGCGAGGTCGGCCGGCAGCAGGTCGGAGTACGCGGCGATGACGTGCTCGGCGGACTGGGCCTCGCCGGGGAGCTCGTCCTCGGTGACCTCGTTCCAGGTGGCGAACGTGGTCGGGCCCTTGCCGAACGGCGACGGCGTGGTCTTCGGCTTGCGCAGGAAGAGCTGCGACACCTCCCAGTCGCCCTGCCCGCGGTCCTCGATCGCGACGTCCTCGATCGTGGCGCGGGTGCGCTCCTTCTTGATGAGGACCTTGCGGCCGAGCATCTCGGCGATCACCCGCACCTCGCCGCCGCGCTGCTCGAAGCGACGCATGTTGACGAGCCCGGTCGTGATGACCTGCCCCGCGCCGATCGAGGTGATCCGGCCGATGCTCACGAAGATGCGGCGCTTGCCCGGGACCTCGACGATGAGCCCGACCACATGGGGAGGGTCGACGCGACGGTAGACGACCAGGACGTCCCGGACGCGGCCCACGCGGTCGCCCGCGGGGTCGAAGACGGAGCACCCGGCGAGGCGGGCGACGAAGACCTTCGTGGCGCTCACCCGTCCAGCGTAGTCGCTCGGCTCCCCGCCGACCGGGCGGCGGGTCGGCCGCGCCTGAGCGGGTGCAGATGTGCGGGCCGCCCGAGCGGTGCCCCGTCGCGCGCTGGCGGCCGGGGATCTCCCGGGAGGCGTACGTGCGATCGCAAGGTGTCAGGTGGATGATGGCTGGGTGAGCAACCAGAGCCCGTTCGCCGGACGCACCGCCCAGGCCTTCCCCACGCTCCCGCGTGGCGACGTCCTCGGGACCTACGACAGCTACCCCGACGCACAGCGCGTCGTGGCGAAGCTCGCCGAGGCCGACTTCCCGGTCGCGAAGATCGCGATCGTGGGCAACGACCTCAAGACCGTCGAACGCGTCACCGGCAAGATGACGTACGGCCGCGCCGCCGTCGCCGGTGCGCTGTCCGGTCTCTGGCTCGGCATCTTCTTCGGCATCGTCCTGACGCTGTTCTCGCCGAGCGCCGGTGGCCTGATCATCGCCGCCGCGATCATCG
The Curtobacterium citreum genome window above contains:
- a CDS encoding P-loop NTPase, translating into MADPQQPDGRLGAAVLAALGRVLDPEIRRPVTELDMIRGIDVQPEGTVRVDLQLTIVGCPAADTIERDVRAAAGSVDGVRHVDVDVSVMSPATRAALTERLRGDRPRGVQFTPDSLTRVIAVTSGKGGVGKSTVTVNLAAALAAAGQRVGIVDVDVHGFSVPGLMGLTDANGVAPRPTRVDSMILPPVAHDVKVVSIGMFVDDVSTAVSWRGPMLHRTVAQFLTDVWFGDLDVLLLDLPPGTGDVAISVGQLLPHAEVLVVTTPQAAAADVAERSGVVARQTGQRVIGVVENMVGLVQPDGSVLHLFGEGGGDETAARLSRGQDVPVPVLGRVPLSVPLREGGDTGLPVVLGAPEDRAAVALQEIAATITTMGRGLAGRKLGLSLS
- a CDS encoding DUF1003 domain-containing protein, producing MRTRVLPTRRRGRGDTFGRATEGIARAMGTPWFLVGLTLFCAVWMIYNSVAPANWQFDSASIGFTALTLVLSLQASYAAPLILLAQNRQDDRDRVQFEQDRQRAERNLADTEYLAREVVALRLAMREMASKDFIRAEIRSLLEELDRRDAAEAFDDETGSARTRG
- a CDS encoding magnesium transporter MgtE N-terminal domain-containing protein, whose amino-acid sequence is MSATKVFVARLAGCSVFDPAGDRVGRVRDVLVVYRRVDPPHVVGLIVEVPGKRRIFVSIGRITSIGAGQVITTGLVNMRRFEQRGGEVRVIAEMLGRKVLIKKERTRATIEDVAIEDRGQGDWEVSQLFLRKPKTTPSPFGKGPTTFATWNEVTEDELPGEAQSAEHVIAAYSDLLPADLASTLLDLPEERRFEVAEELPDDRLADVLEEMPDQERIDILTRLEDARAADVLDQMQPDDAADVLAQFPDDRSEALLQLMEPEEAQDVRMLLEYEPDTAGGLMTTEPVIVSADATVAEGLALIRRHELAPALGASVCVTLPPYEPPTGRFLGLVHFQRMLRYPPNERLGTLIDQQTEPVRVDASAAEVTRVMATYNLVSVPVVDDAHRLVGVVTIDDVLDHVLPDDWRSQGEGDSPSRLRQRPRKTPVTTGRRTTRGPNG